From Cervus elaphus chromosome 10, mCerEla1.1, whole genome shotgun sequence:
GGGACCCTGCCCCGGTGACTTGGTAGGCAGGTGAGGAACCCACCCTGTCCCTGCCTGAGCTCTCACTCCATCCCCTTAACATtgagtcaaacaaacaaaatctactCCATAGTTAACTCTGCAATTATTGGGCTGTCTCTAACATTCACGTTCtaaagttagaaaaacaaaaaccaccaagAGATCGTACCCGACAGTTAAGACCCTTCTCCCTCTGCAGTGTGGACTttctgatgtttggaaagattggACTTACTACAGAAGGTTTTCCCACAATCACTACACCAATAGGGCTTTTCCCCAGTATGGATTCTATGGTGCTTATTAAAATTGGAGCTGTggttgaaggctttcccacactcCTTGCACTTATacggcttctctccagtatggagTCTCTGGTGAGAACTAAGACCCGCGTGCTGACTAAAGCTCTTCCCACACTCATTACACTGATAGGGCTTCTCCCCGGTGTGTATTCGGTAGTGGCGAATGAGGCTGCCTTTGCCACTGAAGGCTTTGCCACAATCTTTACACTGGTAAGGGGCCTCTTCAGTGTGCATTCGCTGGTGCTTAAGGAGGTCTGAGCTCTGACCGAAGGCCTTCCCACACTTACAGTCATAGGGCCGGTCCACCAGGTGTGTCCTGTAGTGAAGGGTCAGGTTGGAGCTGTGGCTGAAAGCCTTCCCACATTTGGTGCACACATACGGTTTCTCCCCCGTGTGTGTTCTCCGGTGTTTAGTGAGGTTGGAGCTATTACTAAAGGCCTTCCCACACTCAGCACATATGTAACGTCTCTCTCCTGGGGCAGGTTTAGTCACTACTTCTCTACCTTTAGCAGAACCTTTGTCTTGGAGAGGGCTTTTtgttcctctctccttttctggaTTTACCCACTGCCTTTCTAACCTGGCCTCACATTTATCGGCGATAATCATGGGAAGTGTATCCCTTCTGAATCCTTCTGCATGAGATTCTTCAGAACTTCCCTCCTTATCTGTTGATTCCTCATTCTGGGTCTTCGACTTACGATCTGAAACAGTAAGCAGGATAAGGACATGTCAGTTGCTTCCTATCATGAGGAAAAAAACCATTAAATGAGAAAGAACCATCAGGTAACACTGATGGATTCTCAGGGGTAACCAAATACCACTCTATAAAGTCACAGTATCACGTTTAAGACAAACAGGGCATTATCAGATCTAGTTTACAATGCCAGACTTTCACGCAAGCCCCTACCAGAAGCTATCATGGTATGAGGAGTACACAGCGTTGTCTGCCAGGAGAACTTCATGTATAGAGGGAAATGAGGCAACACTTCAGGCAAAACTAAGCATACTGAGACAGCAGCAAAGCAGCTGGGTGATGCTCAggcagaaagaaacaaagaaagattgTGGAAGCGTCAAAGTtggtaacagaaaataaaaaggataattAAGGGCAAGGAGGCTAGTGGCCAACTCACAAATTCTGCATTCTCATAGAAGCTGAATGTATTTAATAGCAATAAAAGAGAATGTTTGGTCCATTTATAATCATTCTAATCCCAGATCCTTAGTAATCTGAATGACAGTACTTAACTCCTATGAGGGTTTAACTCTCCTCATTTGAACTATCAATACATGTGTTCTGTCCTTCTCTCAGTTATAAAGCAACTGTTGAAATCTGACTGAAGTCGTTAAGCTTTTTTAGACCGTTTCACTAGGCAGTCATACCTCTGAAAAGTCCACCTAACCAtccacacacagaaaaggagaaaaagagaaatccaCACTGAAAACTGGTAATAGCAGGGCCACCAAGTCATGAACAAATGAACCAGCACAATCTCTTATCAGTTCATTCAACCTGCCCTCGCCTCCGTGAACAGTCCCCTTATCAAACTTCAGCTCTGCCTTCAAGAGTGTATCATTTGTTCCCACGCCAAGACTGAGACACACCTGAGGGAAGAAACGAACTCATTCTGCCTTGTCAGCTCAGGGGACTGCCTGACAATCAGGAATTAGGGTGACTGTTTCCTTCACCACAAAGGCCTGGGGCACCAAGCAGGGGCCTGAGAGATGGTCCTACCTCGAACCTTCCTCAGCGCTGGAGTGAACTTCTCCTCTTCACCAG
This genomic window contains:
- the ZSCAN21 gene encoding zinc finger and SCAN domain-containing protein 21, with product MKVLGMATVLGPRPPQEQGPVIVKIEEEEEKGKRLPMEIFRQRFRQFGYHDTPGPREALSQLRVLCCEWLRPEIHTKEQILELLVLEQFLTILPQELQAWVQEHCPESAEEAVTLLEDLERELDEPAPQASPPPREQKRSWEKMSPSGTAEESLSSPQLESVETSHRYESWGPLYIQETGEEEKFTPALRKVRDRKSKTQNEESTDKEGSSEESHAEGFRRDTLPMIIADKCEARLERQWVNPEKERGTKSPLQDKGSAKGREVVTKPAPGERRYICAECGKAFSNSSNLTKHRRTHTGEKPYVCTKCGKAFSHSSNLTLHYRTHLVDRPYDCKCGKAFGQSSDLLKHQRMHTEEAPYQCKDCGKAFSGKGSLIRHYRIHTGEKPYQCNECGKSFSQHAGLSSHQRLHTGEKPYKCKECGKAFNHSSNFNKHHRIHTGEKPYWCSDCGKTFCSKSNLSKHQKVHTAEGEGS